A window of the Dioscorea cayenensis subsp. rotundata cultivar TDr96_F1 chromosome 14, TDr96_F1_v2_PseudoChromosome.rev07_lg8_w22 25.fasta, whole genome shotgun sequence genome harbors these coding sequences:
- the LOC120275077 gene encoding uncharacterized protein At2g33490-like isoform X2 — protein MKSSLRKLRGFALQATGRREFHPPPARNDELARAVQDMQDMRSCYDSLLSTAASTANSAYEFSESLREMGTCLLEKTALNDDEETGRILLLLGKAQFELQKLVDNYRKHIIQTITTPSESLLKELQTVEEMKRLCDDKRDLYKFMLAAQRGKGRSRNLKGENFSTQQLQEAQEAYDEEATLFVFRLKSLKQGQSRSLLTQAARHHAAQLSFFRKGVKSLETVEPHVQLVAEQQHIEIHFSELEDYTDDDDDDDDDDDDDDDGVYYEDRESFLNCRRNARGRDSSTFRTSMEEYRDRSRADYLSFSQEPSSGTQSAPLFTDQKFEPSNRIKALKPSPTKKFNTYVLPTPIDAKSINLAGSSELVSTSMLDNHDYYPTKLWHSSPLDPNKYVKEFRDEEESSLTRLLEAQSILRETKANSGPLKVPPPLAEFSPPQIDPRIASDPKKIKRYIDSVPLASKASSKPRFPATSAVSLHGSSAQSYVSQKKSPGASPPIPSPKINELHQLPLPPVSLARGRRPGLIGHSAPLVPGGQDLYAASKMTSQKASPLPKPPGAMARSFSIPSSSQRKPELTVAKLLEEPHNPDMIGDTASPITPRSPTVNKNSKENERDALRLS, from the exons AATTTTCGGAATCCCTGCGTGAAATGGGTACTTGTCTGCTTGAAAAAACTGctttgaatgatgatgaagaaacaG GAAGGATCTTGTTGCTGCTTGGGAAAGCACAGTTTGAACTTCAGAAACTTGTTGATAACTAT CGTAAGCATATTATCCAAACTATTACTACACCATCAGAGTCTCTTCTCAAGGAACTTCAGACTGTTGAG GAGATGAAACGCCTGTGCGATGATAAAAG AGATTTGTACAAATTCATGTTAGCAGCCCAAAGAGGAAAAGGAAGGTCTAGAAACTTGAAAGGTGAAAACTTCTCAACCCAACAGTTGCAAGAGGCTCAAGAGGCTTATGATGAGGAGGCTACCCTGTTTGTATTCCGTTTAAAATCATTGAAGCAAGGGCAGTCTCGTAGTCTTCTAACGCAGGCTGCTCGGCACCATGCTGCTCAG TTAAGCTTCTTTAGGAAAGGTGTTAAATCTCTCGAGACTGTAGAACCACATGTTCAACTGGTTGCTGAACAACAGCATATTGAAATTCACTTCAGTGAACTCGAAGATTAcacagatgatgatgatgatgatgatgacgatgacgatgatgatgatgatggtgtttATTATGAGGATAGGGAATCATTTTTGAACTGTAGGCGAAATGCTCGTGGACGAGATTCGTCAACATTTAGGACTTCAATGGAG gAATATCGTGATAGAAGTCGAGCAGATTACCTCTCTTTCAGTCAGGAGCCCAGTTCTGGCACGCAATCCGCACCACTTTTTACTGATCAAAAGTTTGAACCGTCCAACAGAATAAAAGCATTGAAACCCTCACCAACAAAAAAGTTCAACACGTATGTTCTACCTACTCCCATCGATGCTAAAAGCATAAATTTAGCAGGCTCAAGTGAGCTGGTTTCTACTTCTATGCTGGACAACCACGATTATTATCCCACAAAATTGTGGCACTCATCTCCTCTAGATCCAAATAAATATGTGAAGGAGTTTAGAGATGAGGAAGAATCAAGCCTCACCAGATTACTGGAAGCACAATCAATACTTAGGGAGACCAAAGCTAATAGTGGTCCTCTCAAAGTGCCTCCTCCATTGGCTGAGTTTTCTCCACCCCAGATTGATCCCCGCATTGCTTCTGATcctaagaaaatcaaaagataTATCGACTCTGTTCCCTTGGCAAGCAAGGCTTCAAGCAAACCAAGGTTTCCAGCAACGTCTGCAGTTTCGTTACATGGCTCCTCAGCTCAGTCCTATGTATCTCAAAAAAAATCTCCGGGTGCTTCACCTCCCATTCCATCACCAAAGATTAATGAGTTGCATCAACTTCCATTACCTCCAGTCAGTTTAGCAAGAGGAAGAAGACCCGGTTTGATTGGTCATTCAGCTCCTCTGGTTCCTGGTGGTCAAGATCTTTATGCAGCAAGCAAAATGACATCACAGAAAGCGTCTCCACTGCCAAAACCGCCTGGGGCTATGGCGCGCAGTTTTTCTATACCGTCTAGTAGCCAAAGGAAGCCAGAGTTAACAGTGGCTAAGCTGCTTGAGGAACCTCATAATCCAGACATGATTGGAGATACTGCTTCACCAATAACTCCAAGGTCCCCAACAGTCAACAAGAATTCTAAAGAAAATGAAAG AGATGCTCTTCGACTgagttga
- the LOC120275077 gene encoding uncharacterized protein At2g33490-like isoform X1, whose product MKSSLRKLRGFALQATGRREFHPPPARNDELARAVQDMQDMRSCYDSLLSTAASTANSAYEFSESLREMGTCLLEKTALNDDEETGRILLLLGKAQFELQKLVDNYRKHIIQTITTPSESLLKELQTVEEMKRLCDDKRDLYKFMLAAQRGKGRSRNLKGENFSTQQLQEAQEAYDEEATLFVFRLKSLKQGQSRSLLTQAARHHAAQLSFFRKGVKSLETVEPHVQLVAEQQHIEIHFSELEDYTDDDDDDDDDDDDDDDGVYYEDRESFLNCRRNARGRDSSTFRTSMELDQIERTRSPTLAAEASHEYRDRSRADYLSFSQEPSSGTQSAPLFTDQKFEPSNRIKALKPSPTKKFNTYVLPTPIDAKSINLAGSSELVSTSMLDNHDYYPTKLWHSSPLDPNKYVKEFRDEEESSLTRLLEAQSILRETKANSGPLKVPPPLAEFSPPQIDPRIASDPKKIKRYIDSVPLASKASSKPRFPATSAVSLHGSSAQSYVSQKKSPGASPPIPSPKINELHQLPLPPVSLARGRRPGLIGHSAPLVPGGQDLYAASKMTSQKASPLPKPPGAMARSFSIPSSSQRKPELTVAKLLEEPHNPDMIGDTASPITPRSPTVNKNSKENERDALRLS is encoded by the exons AATTTTCGGAATCCCTGCGTGAAATGGGTACTTGTCTGCTTGAAAAAACTGctttgaatgatgatgaagaaacaG GAAGGATCTTGTTGCTGCTTGGGAAAGCACAGTTTGAACTTCAGAAACTTGTTGATAACTAT CGTAAGCATATTATCCAAACTATTACTACACCATCAGAGTCTCTTCTCAAGGAACTTCAGACTGTTGAG GAGATGAAACGCCTGTGCGATGATAAAAG AGATTTGTACAAATTCATGTTAGCAGCCCAAAGAGGAAAAGGAAGGTCTAGAAACTTGAAAGGTGAAAACTTCTCAACCCAACAGTTGCAAGAGGCTCAAGAGGCTTATGATGAGGAGGCTACCCTGTTTGTATTCCGTTTAAAATCATTGAAGCAAGGGCAGTCTCGTAGTCTTCTAACGCAGGCTGCTCGGCACCATGCTGCTCAG TTAAGCTTCTTTAGGAAAGGTGTTAAATCTCTCGAGACTGTAGAACCACATGTTCAACTGGTTGCTGAACAACAGCATATTGAAATTCACTTCAGTGAACTCGAAGATTAcacagatgatgatgatgatgatgatgacgatgacgatgatgatgatgatggtgtttATTATGAGGATAGGGAATCATTTTTGAACTGTAGGCGAAATGCTCGTGGACGAGATTCGTCAACATTTAGGACTTCAATGGAG TTAGATCAGATAGAACGTACAAGATCTCCTACTTTAGCTGCTGAAGCTTCACAT gAATATCGTGATAGAAGTCGAGCAGATTACCTCTCTTTCAGTCAGGAGCCCAGTTCTGGCACGCAATCCGCACCACTTTTTACTGATCAAAAGTTTGAACCGTCCAACAGAATAAAAGCATTGAAACCCTCACCAACAAAAAAGTTCAACACGTATGTTCTACCTACTCCCATCGATGCTAAAAGCATAAATTTAGCAGGCTCAAGTGAGCTGGTTTCTACTTCTATGCTGGACAACCACGATTATTATCCCACAAAATTGTGGCACTCATCTCCTCTAGATCCAAATAAATATGTGAAGGAGTTTAGAGATGAGGAAGAATCAAGCCTCACCAGATTACTGGAAGCACAATCAATACTTAGGGAGACCAAAGCTAATAGTGGTCCTCTCAAAGTGCCTCCTCCATTGGCTGAGTTTTCTCCACCCCAGATTGATCCCCGCATTGCTTCTGATcctaagaaaatcaaaagataTATCGACTCTGTTCCCTTGGCAAGCAAGGCTTCAAGCAAACCAAGGTTTCCAGCAACGTCTGCAGTTTCGTTACATGGCTCCTCAGCTCAGTCCTATGTATCTCAAAAAAAATCTCCGGGTGCTTCACCTCCCATTCCATCACCAAAGATTAATGAGTTGCATCAACTTCCATTACCTCCAGTCAGTTTAGCAAGAGGAAGAAGACCCGGTTTGATTGGTCATTCAGCTCCTCTGGTTCCTGGTGGTCAAGATCTTTATGCAGCAAGCAAAATGACATCACAGAAAGCGTCTCCACTGCCAAAACCGCCTGGGGCTATGGCGCGCAGTTTTTCTATACCGTCTAGTAGCCAAAGGAAGCCAGAGTTAACAGTGGCTAAGCTGCTTGAGGAACCTCATAATCCAGACATGATTGGAGATACTGCTTCACCAATAACTCCAAGGTCCCCAACAGTCAACAAGAATTCTAAAGAAAATGAAAG AGATGCTCTTCGACTgagttga